In one window of Clavelina lepadiformis chromosome 4, kaClaLepa1.1, whole genome shotgun sequence DNA:
- the LOC143451760 gene encoding uncharacterized protein LOC143451760: protein MDITSMNTKYSLQYVIFISLILLLTKKALPRSTGKSSVGDNLLCDSDKLNRKCTKSNLSSNKANLNTLSTNDLKNVNKNNLIRLRRTILTEDEEPVDEGYVIDYAGVQVTAEEFNSFPDNMQIQLKQWPKAGLQKGRFERSSTSGLSLTIIPSSLLYYEDSEPVSLIVNPAQLTANLGVEYVLVIMLNALDGENEVLNLNTFTLTKTVDVGGRNVTFTYEVSPAYTYENNILNITGLANTAEYEAAINTLKYVNTAEEATPSVRGATITVHDSATTTSANVFFTVLSQNDSPSFSTQPSDWTVTEDETFYSPITSSSISLLGDIIVDPDVSSQLGIAVLGADNSHGSWVFGNSLGLPTSISDGVRDSDGNILRNTSLTQTCVVLKEQYIGFVPNDDFTGTTTITVVAWDRTGTTSSLSHGSFTNVTWTAPGDPFSQEMVTVTLHVTSVNDAPHVTLSSSPPVLQLDSVDEGSDGGNGVAVSKLIEACDDVDLTYDSATFNLGVAITQVDFSNGNWQYTINSGTNWTNMSSTAVLLGANGDTNNGKIRFAANSKYYGDANLMYRCWDFTTGIQGDAGVTASYTGVTGSFSNLEVTGIITVNKVNDRPYFVSGTTSIQLPVYSNSVQANQRGTTIADLLSSYFRDDDASDQPGMAVVGLEETWGEFQYTCDVIDGLAVTTSTARWYALISANGPGYAPYAKPDSTRAILLSSNCSLRFTANSSSSASSNMEVLAWDASDGLAAGSYNVNISSVTGNSFGTEVILVEANSTLIYDRPMVSGSQESLLFTEGDSTLVVFPDIVLSQITSGQSARVFLTNPMDNDEALQIGTSYGYSSEAELINATGLSVTWNDANNSVVFTGDAISSAYELVIRSVIYQHLSDNPTTSTARIIELDVTDSGGVTSDAFQRNVTLVAVNDLPTISTNADVTSSWTIVDFTAGNDQVLLYGDSVTIVVSDLDDDAPSSITISIDNAYDGSNEVLSIPGTINKQTVVNSSYYYVEVLETSSSYDVTSSTLSFSILGDAITFNDYTQALRDVSYGNAANPPDFRHRTVRLRAADASGQLTSEVVITVSVLASDGSTVVDIPDDNLPGAPVFAQILAQPLTTSSTTSRSSAAVDADAKISSGDIIEITFDRETNMPPFGYYDTNDPVASAEKILSKSDIDELFVFDDPLQGDTTVTNAYSGQWISSNKFQISIIREGYPQPSVKIGDWRVAAKYRIDCYASADASITVQQYCIRDATGKSNVTFEFSPPLEGSWGLNVPYPTSIVVHDDQKSSGTSYVTDNTLSVIYFRPALSKSQLDAICALDFQAIFGSDFPTHFPGLSATLSTCANSYVSNWDVALDKTDQIPTVSSIVARMQTSTPYLSSEVVARMKSGFNQTAVVEVIADDTGVDKTTLQSYVSTQTRSAPETLIENQDSTTPSVILFSITRPNSSQVDASDVIIRTGDIITVVFDRITNTPEVFSKADLLKIFTFSPSTVNNFVGEWIGQTTLAISLTDVTEAISSLTATFNSNRLSDGSYVPEGFTDRPQCVGNMVCGNDDLSVGICDVSSTSCRAHGSMVFVHTSPTSMAVTSSSTIGWWWLLLLGIVLFICCVLIAWLVCKVKKQRNENEKKSRTNYDGYESIPPSTPASITIPYKSAHSFSVANHAVIGLKQTSNTSPTKRKDESNRSRTPTPIGNGKTPLSARISRRIVPSSDMGVFNVSGGVLDADDGSSEYQRKVHFAPTAGNPLQRSRSSTDTASSDIFASSSSEESGNLDQSESEVTLRFNSPEDHDVPRELSPDVQFQSDKKDVLDLRTRIIYDGPNTSETPPSDLQYSKNVMGSKISMNTSQKETNEWSTLDRSLFVQQKWQQGVSLNKEMDLTSSNRRFSAQESNQKRKRNVSSSLNSSEFMSGDLLDDVKTSSIKASAEFEYIPSFLTRSDGSLRSISEQFTTMSSISELSTLNNVGNGQERHRASISGLPISWYVNGAPSTSDSSCDILMDDEMKHSSRVSSRLSASSGRRGLKTEALSEA from the exons ATGGATATAACATCCATGAATACAAAATACAGTCTACAGTACGTTATCTTTATAAGTTTAATTCTCTTGTTGACAAAAAAAGCTTTGCCACGAAGCACGGGAAAGTCCTCCGTTGGCGATAATTTACTATGTGATTCTGATAAACTAAACCGCAAATGCACCAAGTCAAACTTGAGTTCAAATAAAGCGAACCTTAATACGCTTTCAACCAACGATTTAAAGaatgttaataaaaacaatttgattCGTTTGAGAAGAACGATCCTAACAGAAGATGAAGAACCTGTAGATGAAGGTTATGTTATAGACTATGCTGGTGTTCAAGTAACCGCAGAAGAATTTAACAGTTTTCCCGATAATATGCAAATACAACTAAAGCAATGGCCAAAGGCGGGTCTTCAAAAAGGAAGATTCGAACGTTCTTCAACAAGCGGCTTGTCTCTCACTATTATTCCAAGTTCACTGTTGTATTATGAAGACTCCGAACCTGTATCTCTGATAGTAAATCCAGCTCAG CTCACCGCCAATTTAGGAGTTGAATACGTTCTTGTGATCATGTTAAACGCGCTAGATGGCGAAAATGAGGTGTTGAATCTAAACACATTTACACTGACCAAAACAGTGGACGTTGGTGGAAGAAACGTTACCTTTACTTACGAAGTCTCGCCCGCGTATACTTATGAAAATAACATTCTGAATATCACAG GTTTAGCCAACACTGCAGAGTACGAGGCTGCCATAAACACCCTGAAGTATGTAAACACGGCAGAAGAAGCCACTCCGAGCGTAAGAGGAGCAACAATTACTGTGCATGATTCCGCTACCACGACAAGTGCAAACGTATTTTTTACCGTGTTGTCACAAAATGACTCGCCTTCTTTCAGCACGCAGCCATCAGATTGGACCGTAACTGAAGATGAAACGTT CTATTCTCCAATTACATCAAGTTCCATATCTTTACTTGGAGACATCATTGTTGATCCTGATGTTAGCTCTCAACTGGGAATTGCAGTTCTTGGAGCTGACAATTCTCATGGCTCTTGGGTATTTGGAAATTCTTTGGGGCTTCCAACAAGTATATCG GATGGTGTAAGAGACAGTGATGGGAACATATTGCGTAATACATCGCTGACACAAACATGCgtagttttaaaagagcaGTATATTGGCTTTGTTCCCAATGATGATTTTACAGGAACTACTACAATTACGGTTGTAGCTTGGGACAGAACAG GTACAACGTCTTCTTTAAGTCACGGTTCGTTTACAAACGTTACTTGGACTGCTCCGGGTGACCCATTCAGCCAAGAAATGGTCACAGTGACACTTCATGTAACCTCTGTCAATGACGCCCCACATGTTACATTATCGTCGTCTCCACCAGTGTTGCAATTAGATTCAGTCGATGAAGGAAGCGATGGAGGAAATGGTGTTGCAGTCTCAAAACTTATCGAAGCGTGCGATGACGTAGATTTAACTTATGATTCCGCTACTTTTAATCTCGGCGTTGCAATTACtcaagttgattttagcaatGGAAACTGGCAATACACAATAAATAGCGGCACCAACTGGACTAATATGAGCAGCACAGCTGTTTTGCTAGGAGCTAATGGTGATACAAACAATGGAAAAATTCGTTTTGCTGCCAATTCTAAATATTATGGTGACGCAAACCTCATGTATAGATGTTGGGATTTCACTACAGGAATTCAAGGAGATGCGGGG GTTACTGCATCATACACGGGTGTCACGGGCTCTTTCAGCAACTTGGAGGTGACCGGAATAATCACAGTAAACAAGGTAAACGATCGGCCATATTTCGTTTCTGGGACTACCTCAATTCAGCTTCCAGTTTATTCTAACTCAGTCCAGGCAAATCAGCGCGGAACTACAATTGCAGATTTGTTGTCTTCCTACTTTCG AGATGACGATGCTTCGGACCAGCCAGGCATGGCAGTTGTTGGGCTTGAAGAGACTTGGGGTGAGTTCCAGTATACCTGCGATGTAATCGATGGTTTAGCAGTTACGACTTCGACAGCCCGCTGGTATGCTCTAATTAGTGCCAATGGGCCGGGATATGCACCCTATGCCAAACCCGACAGTACAAGAGCAATATTATTATCGTCAAACTGCTCTCTTAG GTTCACAGCAAATAGTTCTTCCTCGGCGTCATCGAACATGGAAGTTCTAGCATGGGATGCCAGCGATGGTTTAGCAGCAGGGAGCTATAATGTTAATATTTCATCAGTCACCGGAAATTCATTCGGAACGGAAGTCATTTTGGTTGAAGCAAATTCTACCCTAATCTATGACCGGCCGATGGTTTCAGGATCACAAG AATCATTGCTGTTCACTGAAGGAGACTCAACTTTGGTTGTATTTCCGGATATTGTACTCTCACAAATAACTTCTGGCCAGTCAGCCAGAGTATTTCTAACCAATCCAATGGACAATGACGAAGCTCTTCAGATCGGAACAAGTTATGGCTATTCAAGCGAGGCCGAATTAATTAATGCAACTGGGTTAAGTGTGACGTGGAATGATGCGAATAACTCAGTTGTATTTACTGGTGACGCAATCAGCTCAGCGTATGAGCTAGTTATACGAAGCGTGATATACCAGCATCTGTCTGACAACCCGACGACTTCGACTGCCAGAATTATCGAGCTAGATGTTACTGATTCTGGCGGAGTAACGTCGGATGCTTTCCAGCGGAATGTAACTCTTGTTGCGGTCAATGATCTTCCAACTATTTCCACTAACGCGGATGTCACTTCTTCCTGGACCATCGTAGATTTCACTGCAG GCAACGATCAAGTCTTGTTATATGGAGATTCGGTTACCATCGTCGTGAGCGACTTGGATGACGATGCACCGTCTTCAATAACAATTTCCATAGATAACGCTTATGACGGCTCAAACGAAGTTTTGAGCATTCCTGGCActatcaataaacaaacagttGTGAATAGCTCCTACTATTACGTTGAG GTATTGGAAACGTCGTCTTCATATGACGTTACCAGCAGTACTTTGTCATTTTCTATTCTGGGTGACGCCATTACATTCAACGACTACACACAAGCTCTACGTGACGTATCCTACGGTAACGCGGCCAACCCTCCTGATTTTCGTCATCGCACTGTGCGTCTAAGGGCAGCTGATGCAAGTGGTCAACTGACTTCTGAAGTCGTCATAACAGTTAGTGTCTTAGCGTCGGACGGAAGTACTGTAGTGGATATACCAGATGATAACCTTCCAGGCGCACCGGTTTTTGCACAGATCCTGGCTCAGCCGTTAACAACAAGCTCAACCACTTCGCGGTCTTCAG CTGCGGTTGACGCTGATGCGAAAATTTCCAGTGGAGACATCATTGAGATAACGTTTGATCGCGAGACCAATATGCCGCCATTTGGATATTACGACACCAATGATCCGGTAGCTTCGGCGGAAAAGATTCTTTCAAAGTCCGATATAGATGAATTATTTGTGTTTGATGACCCTTTGCAAGGCGATACAACCGTAACAAATGCATATTCTGGCCAGTGGATAtcttcaaacaaatttcaaataagCATAATCAGGGAAGGCTACCCACAACCATCCGTTAAA ATTGGAGATTGGAGGGTAGCAGCCAAATACAGGATAGATTGCTATGCCAGTGCAGACGCATCAATAACCGTTCAGCAGTATTGCATTCGTGACGCCACGGGCAAATCCAATGTTACCTTTGAATTTTCACCGCCACTAGAGGGCAGTTGGGGTTTAAAT GTTCCTTATCCTACAAGTATTGTTGTGCATGATGATCAAAAATCATCTGGAACAAGTTACGTCACTGACAACACTCTAAGTGTTATTTACTTCAGGCCAGCGTTGAGCAAAAGCCAGTTAGATGCGATCTGCGCTCTCGATTTTCAAGCAATATTTG GTTCAGATTTCCCAACACATTTTCCTGGTCTTAGTGCGACTTTGTCAACCTGCGCTAATAGCTACGTGAGCAACTGGGATGTTGCATTGGATAAAACTGATCAAATTCCCACTGTTAGCTCTATCGTTGCTAGAATGCAAACTTCAACGCCTTACTTATCAAGCGAAGTTGTTGCCAGAATGAAAAGTGGTTTTAATCAAACAGCTGTTGTTGAAGTTATTGCTGACGACACTGGAGTCGACAAAACAACATTGCAATCATATGTATCGACACAAACACGAAGTGCACCAGAAACATTAATT GAAAATCAGGACAGCACCACTCCTAGCGTGATATTATTTTCCATTACGAGGCCAAATTCTTCGCAAGTAGACGCCAGTGATGTAATAATCAGAACTGGTGACATCATCACAGTAGTCTTTGATCGCATCACAAATACACCAGAAGTATTTAGCAAAGCTgatcttttgaaaatatttacgtTCAGTCCTTCAactgtaaacaattttgttggAGAATGGATTGGTCAAACAACACTCGCCATTAGTCTGACTGACGTGACCGAGGCTATATCTTCACTTACAGCTACATTCAACTCAAATAGATTAAGTGACGGAAGTTATGTACCTGAAGGATTTACTGACAGGCCTCAGTGTGTTGGAAATATGGTTTGTGGAAACGACGACCTGTCTGTTGGAATATGTGATGTCAGTTCTACATCGTGCAGAGCTCACGGTTCAATGGTTTTTGTTCACACGTCACCGACAAGCATGGCCGTCACTTCGTCTTCAACTATTGGATGGTGGTGGCTGTTGCTTTTGggcattgttttgtttatatgcTGCGTACTCATTGCATGGCTCGTTTGTAAAGtcaaaaagcaaagaaatgaaaatgagaaaaaaagCAGAACCAATTACG ACGGTTATGAATCCATACCACCAAGCACACCTGCCAGCATTACTATTCCCTACAAATCTGCACATTCTTTCTCGGTAGCCAACCATGCAGTTATAGGTTTAAAACAAACC TCAAACACATCTCCGACGAAGAGAAAGGATGAAAGCAATAGATCTCGAACTCCAACACCAATCGGAAACGGAAAAACACCACTTTCAGCTCGCATCAGTCGGCGAATTGTACCGTCCTCCGATATGGGCGTTTTTAACGTGTCCGGCGGTGTTCTAGATGCCGATGATGGCTCATCTGAATACCAACGTAAAGTACATTTTGCCCCGACTGCAGGTAATCCACTACAGCGATCTCGATCAAGCACTGACACCGCTTCATCGGACATCTTTGCATCCAGTTCATCGGAAGAGAGTGGAAACCTTGATCAGTCTGAGAGTGAAGTTACACTTAGGTTTAATTCACCAGAGGACCATGACGTTCCGCGTGAGTTGTCTCCGGATGTTCAATTTCAAAGCGATAAAAAAGATGTATTAGATTTACGAACAAGGATAATTTATGATGGACCAAACACGTCTGAGACGCCTCCTTCAGATTTGCAATATAGTAAGAATGTTATGGGATCTAAGATATCAATGAACACAAGCCAAAAGGAAACGAATGAGTGGTCAACGCTTGATCGCTCCTTGTTTGTACAACAAAAGTGGCAGCAAGGTGTTTCTTTAAATAAGGAAATGGATCTTACCAGTAGCAATCGACGGTTTAGTGCACAGGAAAGcaatcaaaaaagaaaacgcaATGTCAGCTCTTCCCTGAACAGCTCCGAGTTTATGAGCGGTGATCTGCTTGATGATGTCAAGACATCTTCCATTAAGGCATCAGCAGAATTTGAATACATTCCTTCCTTTTTGACCCGATCTGACGGTAGTTTAAGATCCATAAGCGAACAATTTACAACCATGTCATCCATTTCTGAACTCAGTACTCTTAACAACGTCGGAAATGGACAAGAAAGACACAGAGCGTCTATATCAGGACTCCCTATATCATGGTACGTAAATGGTGCCCCTTCCACGAGTGATTCTTCTTGCGACATTTTAATGGATGACGAAATGAAACATTCCTCCAGAGTTTCTTCACGCCTTTCGGCTAGCAGTGGCCGCCGCGGACTTAAAACCGAAGCATTGTCAGAAGCATGA